Below is a window of Microbacterium croceum DNA.
AGGCGCTCGAAGGTGTCGGCTTGCAGCCGGATGGCCCGCTCACCGAGGCGCGACATCAGCTGACTCGCCCGCGAGAACAGGATGTCACCGGTGAGGATGGCGATGTTGTTGCCCCATACCGCGTGCGCGGCGGGCACGCCGCGGCGGCGGTCGGCGCCGTCCATCACGTCGTCGTGGTACAGCGAGCCGAGGTGAGTGATCTCCAGCGCCTTGGCGACGTCGATCACGGCCTCGGTGTTGCCGTCGCCGAGCTGCGCGGCGAGCAGCGTGAGCACCGGCCGGATGCGCTTGCCCCCGGCCTCGTACAGATAGCGGCTGGCAGCGTCGGCCAGCGGATCGGCGACGCGCACGTCTTCCGCCAGTCCCGTCTCGACGAGCTCCAGCCCGTCTTCGATGGACTGGGCGATCCGCCTCGCGGCAGGGCCGATGAAGACACGGTCGCTGAAACCGAGACGGCTCGCCAGTCGCGAACCCGGGGCTACGCGGCTCGAAGTCACGACCCCAGCCTACCGTCGTCGCGAAGCGGTGAGACGTCCATGCGACTACTCCGGCTTGCGCGCACGGTGCAGGGCGACGATGCCGAACGTGAGGTTGCGGTACGCGACGTCGGTCCAGCCCGCATCGCGGATCCAGGCCGACAGCTTCTTCTGGTCGGGCCAGTCGCGGATCGACTCGTTCAGATAGTCGTACGCATCGCCGTTCGTGCCGGCGACGCGGGCCACCCGCGGCAGGACCTTCGCGTTGTAGAAGCGGTAGACGCTGCGGAACAGCGTGCCAGGAGGAGTGGAGAACTCGTTGATCACGAGGCGTCCGCCCGGCTTGGTCACGCGGAAAAGCTCGCGCAGCGCCTGGCGCGGGTCGCTGACGTTGCGCAGCGCGTACGACATGGTGACGGCGTCGAACTCGGCGTCGCCGAAGGGCAGGTTCGTGGCATCCGCCTCGACAAAAGAGAGGTTGCGCATCGCCCCGTGGCGGCGCTGGCCCTCGGCGAGCATGCCAGGCGAGAAGTCCGCGGCGACGACCTGGGCGCCGCTGCGCGCGAGCGATGCGGACGACGAGGCGGTGCCGGCCCCCAGATC
It encodes the following:
- a CDS encoding class I SAM-dependent methyltransferase; the encoded protein is MTPNEPNRADLGKDPARVSGMFDQVAAGYDRTNTAMTFGNDALWRAATTRAVAPKPGERILDLGAGTASSSASLARSGAQVVAADFSPGMLAEGQRRHGAMRNLSFVEADATNLPFGDAEFDAVTMSYALRNVSDPRQALRELFRVTKPGGRLVINEFSTPPGTLFRSVYRFYNAKVLPRVARVAGTNGDAYDYLNESIRDWPDQKKLSAWIRDAGWTDVAYRNLTFGIVALHRARKPE